The Dasypus novemcinctus isolate mDasNov1 chromosome 22, mDasNov1.1.hap2, whole genome shotgun sequence genomic sequence ctcttttcataagactttcatgctactttactggaattgcagttggtgttggggtttaagatatatttatggaatttgaatatctggactgacagtgtgatggccgggccctgagcctcggcagactccagctcctacaatctgatttattggacttacctcactcagctaagatggagttgaagaaggacggccgccacaccatggagcctagagtgcctacaactgagagcagggggattgcatccagtatccatgtggaatctgagtctcctcttgacagggaggtgcaacggacacagccaatccaaggcccacagagaaaaggtggctttagagtgggaaaagtggacatggtggctgatgggtgtggggagtggcaggaggagatgagatgtgggggcgcctttgggacttggggttgccctggatggtgcttcaggggcaatcaccggacgttgtgggtcctcccagggcccactggatggagtgggggagagtgtgggacatgatgtggaccattgaccatggggtgcagagatgtccagagatgtacttaccaggtgcaatggatgtgtcatgatgatgggagtgagtgttgatggggggggagtggtggggtgggagtggtgaggttgaatgggacctcatatattttttttaatgtaatattttacaaaatcaataaaaaaaataaaaaaataaaaaaacttaacCCTTAATAATCAACATACAATCTCTCTATCTTTTCCATGTTAGACATACCTCCTAAtggatcttatttttcttttatttcccctaCCTCCAACCCTATTGTTTtgccgtgtccattcactgtgtgatcttttgtatctatttctctttttgtcctttcttctcattttctcctttaggattcaccaggatttgatcccgaggacctccaatatggagagaggttccctttcaCTTGTGCCTCCACAGTTCCTGGTTGCTGCTGCATCTCACCTtgtctctcccctttgtctctcttttgttgcatcatcatcttgctgcatggctcacctGGGTTGCTGCAAGTcacaccttcaccaggaggccccgggaagtgAGCCAGGTCATCCCACATGGTAGACTGAAGCAATCACTTGAggcacacctgcttccctcagTGTCCATctagttcatttgtatttacattttgaatAGATTGagcttaacaaaaacaaaaatgacaatgatGGAACATAAACTTGGACTCAGGCTTTCTGGTGGCAAAGATGAAATTGCTTCAGTGTCTTGGCTGAATTACAGCCCTTTTCACCTACAGCACGTGCTGTGAGAGTCCCTATGGGAATACGACGGTGTACTTGAGATGGGCGCTGAATAATTTAAAGAACTTcttagaggaagcagatgtggctcaagtgactgaactCCACCCTAGCACATGGGAGGACTGTTGAGTTATAAGAGTTTTTATGTATTCTGGGCAGAAATCACCTATGAGAaatgtgatatgaaatatttcatcCCTGTGGCTTGAGCCAATGATAAAATGAAAGCTctcaagagaaaattaaaattttggaaaactggTATCCATCACCCTAAACTTGACAGCTTTCCAATACACACACATTTTCTGGTGGGATCTGTGTTAATTGTAACAATTTTCACCTTTTGGAAATGCGTAAAGAAATGTGTCCTTACTGGAAGATATACATAGCTTAGTGGGCCAGTGTGCTACTTTAAAATCTTCATGCATTAGTAGAAAATCCATTTATTGTGCAAAGACAGACCTGAGGATTTCCCTGTCACACGATGAAATATTCAAAATCAGATTTCAGACTGCAACTCACCTTCAGAAACTACACTCGTGTGCTTTTAGTGTAGTATGGAAGATGAACGTCAATGCTGACCTGAAAAGGCTATTGAAAATACTCtcttttccaaaatttatatTCGAGGCAGAACTTTCGTTCAAACTCAATTAACAGATTGAATGTGATATGAAAGTCCAAGGGGGCTCTATTGAGACTGCTGAGAAAGATTTCCCAAACTGTAAATTTATCCattgctttttattatattttttaaattatggaattAGTTATCAACGTGTAATGAGTTTGGGTATAAGTACTCATCTATAGAAATTAGTAtttaaattccattttgatttctAGTATGATCAGTACCAGTAGGGGTCACCCTATTCGCCTTGGAGTCCTCACTAATCCATAAGCTGTGAAGTCAGGACCAGGCCTCGCTGACAGGGGGGGACAGAGTGCTCGGTGCAGGGGAGGGGTCGGGCCCAACCAGGACCCGTCTTGGCTCTCAGCCCGAGGCTGGCGTGTGGGGCGGGGAGGCCGAGGGGGAAGACTCCGGTCCCCGCAGTTCCATTTCAGCCCGATTCAGGTCCTTCTGCCCCGACCCTCGTGAGCGGGCCCAGGGCTGCCTCCCCTTGTAGCCCGGTTCTGGAGAAGCCAATCGCCGTCCCCGCGGCCCATCCAGAGCCCGCCCCGCCACGCCCGGACTCAGGTCCCGCCAGACCCGGGGATCCGGCCATGGCGCCGGGGAccctcctcctgctgctctcGGGGGCCCTGGCCCTGACCCAGGCCCGGGCGGGTGAGTGCGGGGTCGGGAGGCGCCGCCCCCGGGGAGGGTGGGTAAAGAGACCTCCGGGAGGGCAGGACCTCGGAAGCCGCGTCCTCCCACGCTGACCCCGTCCCCTCGCTGACCCCCACGCTGACCCCCGCCCCTTTTCTGTCCCCCCCAGGCTCCCACTCCCTCAGGTATTTCAAAACCGTCGTGTCCCGGCCGGAGCGCAACGATTCCCACTTCATCGCCGTGGGCTACGTGGACGACACGCAGATCGTGCGGTTCGACAGCGACGCGGAGAGTCCGCGGTTGGAGCCGCTGGCGCCGTGGGTGGAGCAGGACAGGCCCGAGTATTGGGAGCAGGAGACGACAAAATGTAATGCCTCCGCGCTGCAGTTACGGGCGAAACTGAGCAACCTGAGCGGCTCCTACAACAAGAGCGCGGCCGGTGAGCCTCGGGGCCCGGGGTCTGCGCACGACCGGGATCCCCAGGATGGGCCGGGGTGGCCCCGAGTCTCGGGTCCCCATTGCACCCCCAGGCCGCGGGACCCGGCACCCCCCACCCGGGAGCGGGAGGGGCCCCGACCAGTCAGCGCCGTTGGGGGCGGGACAAACAGGTGTGCGGGGAGGCAGGTAGAGTAAAACGCGGGGCGGAGCCAACGGTGGCGCCTGTCGTGGGCGGGGCCTGGAAGGCTGGGCTGATCGTGGGGCCGGGACCAGGGTCTCACACCTACCAGATTTTATCTGGATGCGACATGGGCCCCGACGGGCGCCTCCTCCGCGGGTACGAACTACACGCCTACGACGGCGCCGACTACATCGCCCTCACCAAGGACCTGCGCTCCTGGACGGCGGCGGACACGACGGCTCAGATCACCCGGCCCAAGTTGGAGGAGACCGGGGTTGCAGAGGAGCACAGAGCCTGCCTGGAGGGTGAATGCTTGGAGGATCTGCAGAGATACCTGGAGAGCGGGAAGGAGACGCTGCTGCGCAAAGGTACAGGGTGGCTGGGCGCCCCCCAACCCCAGATGTCCTGTCCATTCCTGGTGGTCACATGAGCGCTGCTAGAATGGccaggagagaaatggaaagttcCTGAAGTTTCTGACCTTCCCGCAGACCCCCCTAAGACACACGTGACCAGCCACCCCCTCTCTGACCGTGGGGTCACCCtgaggtgctgggccctgggcttctACCCCGCGGAAATCACGCTGACCTGGCAGCGGGACGGGGAGGACCAGACCCAGGACATGGAGTTTGTGGAGACCAGGCCTGCGGGGGATGGAACCTTCCAGAAGTGGGCGGCTGTGGAGGTGCcttctggggaggaagagagatacaCGTGCCACGTGCTGCACGAGGGGCTGCCCGAGCCCCTCACCCTGAGATGGGGTAAGTGGGATGAGGTGGGGGCTTCTTCTAGGGAAGCAGGAGCCCTTCTGAGCTCCTCCAGCAGGGTCAGGGCTGAGCCTGGGGTCAGGGCCTCTGACCTTTCCCCCTTCTCAGAGCCGCTTTCCCAACCCACCATGCTCATCGTGGGAATCGCGGTTCCCCTGGTCATCCTTGGAGTGTCCGTGGTGGCTGCAGTTCTGATCTGGAGGAGGAAGAGCtaaggtggggaggggcaggtcTGAGGTTTCTTGTCCAGGGGGGTTTCCAGCCCAGGTAGCTGTgtgccctgccccttcctggtacCGTGAAGCCCCTCCTCACACACGTGCCCATCCAGTCTGGGCCTGATACTACACTTACTTTATAAACCTGTGAGAGAAGTAGGACAATGCCCCAGTGATGACGTGGAGGCCCCTGTTCCCAGCAGTCAGAGGGAAGGGGCTGCTGAGGGCAGACCTCCAGGAGGGCAGAAGGTCCagccccacacatcccccacctcATGTTTCCTGATCCTGCCCCAGGTCTGCAGTCACGGTTCTGTAATCTTCCCTGGATCCAGGACTAGTTCTCAGGACCTCATGTCCTGGACTCACTAGTTGTTTTTCCACAGGTGGGAAAGGAGGGAGCTACATTTAGGCTGCTTGTAAGTGGGGGACAGAGGGAGAGGTGGTGTGGAGGGTCAAGGCTGATCTGAGGCTTTGGGGAGTATAGACAGAGCCCACGGGGCAGCTTACCCCCATCACTCCTTGACTCATGTCTCCCTGTGGCTCTGACCAGACGCTGTGTTTGTTCCTCTCCAGCCAGCAACAGTGCCCAGGGCTCTGATATGTCTCTCGAGGCTTCTAGAATTGAGACCCTGGAGTCTGAAAGGGGAGAGGGGTTGGGCTCAGAGGACATGCCTGGGTCCTGGGGATTTCTTGGACAGGGACATGAGGACTGTGGAGGGCTGGTCATGACGTCAGCATTTACAGAGATGACCTGAAGATGCTCTTGATTGTTTTCTTCTGTAGCGTGACAAAGCTGCCTCGTGGGGGATGGAGAGATTCAAGAGCTGTTCACACCCCTCATGTGACTTCAAGACCCCC encodes the following:
- the LOC101415212 gene encoding saoe class I histocompatibility antigen, A alpha chain-like isoform X2; translated protein: MAPGTLLLLLSGALALTQARAGSHSLRYFKTVVSRPERNDSHFIAVGYVDDTQIVRFDSDAESPRLEPLAPWVEQDRPEYWEQETTKCNASALQLRAKLSNLSGSYNKSAAGSHTYQILSGCDMGPDGRLLRGYELHAYDGADYIALTKDLRSWTAADTTAQITRPKLEETGVAEEHRACLEGECLEDLQRYLESGKETLLRKDPPKTHVTSHPLSDRGVTLRCWALGFYPAEITLTWQRDGEDQTQDMEFVETRPAGDGTFQKWAAVEVPSGEEERYTCHVLHEGLPEPLTLRWA
- the LOC101415212 gene encoding saoe class I histocompatibility antigen, A alpha chain-like isoform X1 is translated as MAPGTLLLLLSGALALTQARAGSHSLRYFKTVVSRPERNDSHFIAVGYVDDTQIVRFDSDAESPRLEPLAPWVEQDRPEYWEQETTKCNASALQLRAKLSNLSGSYNKSAAGSHTYQILSGCDMGPDGRLLRGYELHAYDGADYIALTKDLRSWTAADTTAQITRPKLEETGVAEEHRACLEGECLEDLQRYLESGKETLLRKDPPKTHVTSHPLSDRGVTLRCWALGFYPAEITLTWQRDGEDQTQDMEFVETRPAGDGTFQKWAAVEVPSGEEERYTCHVLHEGLPEPLTLRWEPLSQPTMLIVGIAVPLVILGVSVVAAVLIWRRKS